One window from the genome of Dasypus novemcinctus isolate mDasNov1 chromosome 26, mDasNov1.1.hap2, whole genome shotgun sequence encodes:
- the RPL14 gene encoding large ribosomal subunit protein eL14 yields MVFRRFVEVGRVAYVSFGPHAGKLVAIVDVIDQNRALVDGPCTQVRRQAMPFKCMQLTDFILKFPHSARQKYVRQAWEKADINTKWAATRWAKKIEARERKAKMTDFDRFKVMKAKKMRNRIIKHEVKKLQKAALLKASPKKAAAAKGTATAAAAKVPAKKTTTVAKKASAQKVPAQKAAGQKAGAPKAQKGQKAPAQKAPAPKTSGKKA; encoded by the exons ATG GTGTTCAGGCGCTTCGTGGAGGTGGGCCGGGTGGCCTACGTCTCCTTCGGGCCGCATGCCGGGAAGCTGGTCGCGATCGTGGATGTGATTGACCAGAACAGG GCTCTGGTTGACGGGCCCTGCACTCAAGTAAGGAGACAGGCCATGCCTTTCAAATGCATGCAGCTCACCGACTTCATCCTCAAGTTCCCGCACAG TGCCCGCCAGAAGTATGTCCGACAGGCCTGGGAGAAAGCAGACATCAATACGAAATGGGCAGCCACAAGATGGGCCAAGAAGATTGAGGCCAGAGAGAGG aaaGCCAAGATGACAGATTTTGACCGTTTTAAGGTCATGAAGGCAAAGAAAATG aGGAACAGAATAATTAAGCATGAAGTTAAGAAGCTTCAAAAGGCAGCTCTCCTGAAAGCTTCTCCTAAAAAAGCAGCTGCTGCTAAGGGAACTGCCACTGCAGCTGCTGCTAAGGTTCCTGCAAAAAAGACGACCACTGTGGCCAAGAAGGCTTCAGCCCAGAAAGTTCCCGCCCAGAAAGCTGCAGGCCAGAAGGCAGGAGCTCCAAAAGCTCAGAAGGGCCAGAAAGCTCCAGCTCAGAAAGCTCCTGCTCCAAAGACATCTGGCAAGAAAGCATGA